The Legionella sp. PATHC032 genome has a window encoding:
- the argS gene encoding arginine--tRNA ligase, protein MKAIIEYLLKQALINLQQSGEMPIDLDIEIKVENAKDPAHGDYATNLALVLAKPCRQSPKILAERLVAAIPSDPSVEKIEIAGAGFINFFMRSTARSLIISEVLNKGNEFGRGNLGQSQKVLIEFVSANPTGPLHVGHGRGAAFGATLGNVLKAAGYDVTLEYYVNDAGRQMNILAVSVWLRYLELAGEPVVFPTNGYKGQYVYEIAQVMWSEQANRLVYPWTSVVDNLPADEPEGGDKEIYIDAIIARAQTLLGKEGFANFHQHALKTVLDDIKDDLQAFGVNFDNWFSEQSLFEDGSIEKGIQALKDRNHTYEREGALWFRATDFGDEKDRVLVRANGQTTYFASDVAYHWNKYDRGFDRVIDIFGADHHGYVTRIKTAVKALGHDESALDVILVQFAILYRGGDRVQMSTRSGSFVTLRELREEVGNDAARYFYVARKPEQHMDFDLDLAKSESSDNPVYYIQYAHARICSVLRQLKERGLKWDKDMGLKNLDLLEQQHETTLISLIARYPEVIQSAAASCEPHQLAYYLRELANGLHSYYNAIQLLCEQEQLRCARLCLLESVRQVLNNGLAILGVSAPESM, encoded by the coding sequence ATGAAAGCTATAATCGAATATCTTTTGAAACAAGCATTAATTAATCTGCAACAATCAGGCGAAATGCCAATTGATTTGGATATTGAAATAAAAGTTGAGAATGCTAAAGATCCTGCCCATGGTGATTATGCGACTAATTTGGCCTTGGTATTAGCCAAACCATGCCGACAGTCACCTAAAATATTAGCCGAGCGACTGGTTGCAGCAATCCCTTCGGATCCGTCTGTAGAGAAAATTGAGATAGCAGGGGCAGGATTTATTAATTTTTTTATGCGTAGTACGGCACGTTCACTCATTATTTCTGAAGTTTTGAACAAAGGTAATGAGTTTGGCCGAGGTAATTTAGGACAGAGTCAGAAAGTATTGATTGAATTTGTTTCTGCTAATCCCACTGGCCCTTTGCATGTAGGTCATGGAAGAGGAGCTGCTTTCGGAGCAACTTTGGGGAATGTTTTAAAGGCTGCTGGGTATGATGTGACTTTGGAATATTATGTCAATGATGCTGGCAGGCAAATGAATATCCTTGCTGTTAGTGTGTGGTTGCGCTACCTGGAGTTGGCAGGTGAGCCTGTTGTGTTTCCAACGAATGGCTATAAAGGTCAATATGTTTATGAGATTGCACAAGTGATGTGGTCCGAGCAGGCTAATCGATTGGTATATCCATGGACTTCGGTAGTAGACAATTTACCTGCTGATGAACCCGAGGGTGGAGATAAGGAAATTTATATCGATGCGATCATTGCGCGGGCGCAAACCTTGCTGGGCAAAGAAGGGTTTGCAAATTTTCATCAACACGCTTTGAAAACAGTATTGGACGATATAAAAGACGATTTGCAGGCGTTTGGTGTAAATTTTGACAATTGGTTTTCTGAACAATCGTTATTTGAGGACGGCTCTATTGAAAAGGGCATTCAAGCCTTGAAAGACAGAAATCATACTTATGAGAGAGAAGGCGCCTTATGGTTTAGGGCAACTGATTTTGGTGATGAAAAAGATAGAGTATTAGTCCGCGCAAATGGACAAACGACTTATTTTGCTTCTGATGTTGCTTATCATTGGAATAAATACGATAGAGGTTTTGATCGGGTCATTGATATTTTTGGTGCTGATCATCATGGCTATGTCACAAGAATTAAAACAGCAGTTAAGGCATTAGGGCATGATGAAAGTGCACTGGATGTTATTTTGGTTCAGTTCGCTATTCTTTATCGAGGCGGTGACAGGGTGCAAATGTCTACTCGTAGCGGTTCATTTGTCACTTTGAGAGAATTAAGAGAAGAAGTAGGAAATGATGCTGCCCGTTATTTTTATGTGGCCAGAAAGCCTGAACAACACATGGATTTTGATCTGGATTTGGCAAAATCCGAATCCAGTGACAATCCTGTTTATTATATTCAATACGCACATGCCCGTATCTGCAGTGTATTGAGGCAGTTAAAAGAAAGGGGATTGAAGTGGGATAAGGATATGGGGCTTAAAAATCTTGATTTATTGGAGCAACAACATGAGACCACATTAATTTCTCTGATTGCTCGATATCCTGAAGTGATCCAATCTGCTGCCGCTTCTTGCGAGCCGCATCAGCTTGCTTACTATTTAAGGGAACTAGCCAATGGATTACACAGTTATTATAATGCGATCCAGCTATTATGCGAGCAAGAACAATTACGATGTGCTCGTTTGTGTTTGCTGGAGTCGGTGCGACAGGTTTTAAATAATGGTTTGGCTATATTAGGTGTATCAGCTCCTGAGAGTATGTAA
- the recG gene encoding ATP-dependent DNA helicase RecG, with protein sequence MLSNSCEYLTGVGPTIAAKLAKYRIFTIQDLLFHLPYKYQDRTRITPIQDLRSNEWCVIAGHVCKTEIKYGKRMMLNCYVEDKTGVVKLRFFHFNKQQVQSLNNSTMIRAFGEVRGFNNHLEMIHPEYQLLDQESDFHVEETLTPIYPTTQGLTQTRLRQLVKIALEQCEHELHQLEWMSEKQLQENNFYDLGESIKLLHNPPPDISLSNLETGEHPALKRLIFDELLAQQLSMQFARQSRSKLQAPSIPLDKAIHTRFIESLPFTLTKAQQRVFKEISHDLAQSKPMLRLLQGDVGAGKTIIAALAALQAISQGFQVAFMAPTDLLSEQHTNNLSKWLKPIGVNVLRLSSKMKTTERKNALAALQDNSCQLIVGTHALFQEQVEFAHLGLAIIDEQHRFGVEQRLLLQQKGQLNQLIPHQLLMTATPIPRTLSMSHFAHLDISVIDELPPGRMPITTAVLNQDKRELIIERLQAAIANGKQAYWVCTLIEESEKLQCMTATDTSKKLQEQLPFARVGLVHGRMKTLEKEATMAAFKQGELDLLVATTVIEVGVDVPNASLMIIENAERLGLSQLHQLRGRVGRGNNQSHCLLLYQSPLSHQGAERLKIMRSTTDGFLISEKDLELRGSGEILGTRQTGFRQFKIANLQRDKTLFTILHPIAKQLVMEKPTIARQITQRWLGDFEQFLQS encoded by the coding sequence GTGCTGAGTAACTCTTGTGAATATTTAACTGGTGTTGGCCCAACCATTGCAGCAAAACTCGCTAAATACAGGATTTTCACCATACAAGACCTGCTTTTCCACTTGCCTTATAAATATCAAGACAGAACCAGGATAACACCAATTCAGGATTTGCGCTCTAATGAATGGTGTGTTATCGCAGGCCATGTATGCAAAACTGAAATTAAATACGGCAAAAGGATGATGTTAAATTGTTATGTAGAAGATAAAACAGGAGTAGTTAAGCTTCGCTTTTTTCATTTCAATAAGCAGCAAGTTCAGTCTTTGAATAACAGCACCATGATTCGAGCTTTTGGCGAAGTACGCGGATTTAACAACCATTTGGAGATGATTCACCCTGAGTATCAATTACTTGACCAGGAATCAGACTTCCACGTGGAAGAAACACTTACGCCAATTTATCCAACAACTCAAGGCTTAACTCAAACCCGATTAAGACAGTTAGTTAAAATAGCCTTGGAACAATGTGAACATGAACTTCATCAATTGGAATGGATGAGTGAAAAACAATTACAGGAAAACAATTTTTATGATCTGGGCGAATCTATTAAATTACTGCATAACCCTCCGCCGGACATCTCCCTTTCTAACCTGGAAACAGGCGAACATCCTGCCCTCAAGCGGTTAATATTTGATGAATTGCTGGCACAACAACTCAGCATGCAATTTGCGAGACAATCGCGTAGCAAGCTTCAAGCTCCTTCTATACCTCTTGATAAGGCTATCCATACACGCTTTATCGAATCATTGCCCTTCACTCTTACAAAAGCACAACAAAGAGTTTTTAAAGAAATCAGCCATGATTTAGCTCAAAGCAAACCCATGCTTCGCTTGTTACAGGGTGACGTTGGGGCAGGTAAAACCATTATCGCAGCGCTAGCCGCCCTTCAAGCCATCTCACAAGGATTCCAGGTTGCCTTTATGGCACCAACCGATTTATTAAGCGAACAACACACTAATAATCTCAGTAAATGGTTAAAACCTATCGGTGTTAATGTATTAAGACTGAGTAGTAAAATGAAAACCACAGAACGAAAAAATGCGCTTGCAGCCCTACAGGACAATAGCTGTCAGCTCATCGTTGGAACTCATGCCTTATTTCAGGAGCAAGTGGAGTTTGCTCATTTGGGTTTGGCCATTATTGACGAACAACACCGATTTGGAGTAGAACAACGGCTCCTTCTACAACAAAAAGGGCAATTAAACCAATTAATCCCTCATCAATTATTAATGACAGCCACCCCTATTCCAAGGACCCTGTCAATGTCTCATTTCGCCCATTTGGATATATCGGTCATCGATGAACTACCACCTGGCCGTATGCCAATTACAACAGCTGTGTTGAACCAGGATAAGCGTGAACTCATTATTGAACGTTTGCAAGCAGCAATCGCCAACGGCAAACAAGCTTACTGGGTATGCACTCTTATAGAAGAGTCTGAAAAGTTGCAATGCATGACAGCAACAGATACCTCAAAAAAACTACAAGAACAGCTCCCTTTCGCACGTGTAGGTCTTGTTCATGGGAGGATGAAAACACTTGAAAAAGAGGCTACTATGGCGGCTTTTAAACAAGGCGAGCTTGATTTATTGGTAGCAACTACCGTTATAGAAGTAGGTGTTGATGTTCCTAATGCCAGTTTAATGATCATTGAAAATGCAGAGAGACTTGGTTTGTCGCAGTTACATCAGTTACGAGGACGCGTCGGCAGAGGTAATAATCAATCTCACTGCCTTTTACTTTATCAATCCCCCCTATCACATCAAGGTGCTGAACGTCTAAAGATCATGCGTTCAACAACAGACGGTTTTCTGATCTCCGAAAAGGATTTGGAGTTAAGGGGCTCAGGAGAAATATTAGGGACCAGACAGACTGGCTTTAGACAATTTAAAATAGCTAACTTACAACGCGATAAAACCCTCTTCACTATTTTACACCCAATTGCAAAACAACTGGTGATGGAAAAACCAACAATCGCCAGACAAATTACACAACGATGGCTAGGCGATTTTGAACAATTTTTGCAAAGTTAA
- a CDS encoding SPOR domain-containing protein, producing the protein MAKDYGNRRTSRRNKGPHQFLVIIMTFLFGYLTASFLDVQTISQWVNTQVLAQHDAEKAPTKVAQEHKQVPPKPKFEFYTLLTNERGSAPQAASQQNTDNHAADKSSTPTQKNTSTVTAAVNTTVKSTIANSTPQTSVKVAEAKPTTPQQLNKGAYLVQVASFKARQDAEQMKGMLILKGFDVSVVPVTQAQGNWFRVVVGPYPNKALAQKAQINLAKTEHLNGMVRSVGG; encoded by the coding sequence ATGGCAAAAGATTATGGAAATAGGCGTACTTCACGTCGCAACAAAGGACCACACCAGTTTTTGGTCATTATTATGACTTTTTTGTTTGGATATTTAACAGCTTCTTTTCTTGATGTACAAACGATAAGTCAATGGGTGAATACTCAGGTTTTAGCTCAACATGATGCTGAAAAAGCGCCAACTAAAGTGGCGCAAGAACATAAACAAGTGCCTCCTAAACCTAAATTTGAGTTTTATACATTATTAACGAATGAAAGAGGGTCGGCACCTCAGGCAGCTAGTCAGCAAAATACAGACAATCATGCGGCAGACAAGTCATCAACTCCAACACAAAAGAATACTAGCACTGTCACTGCTGCTGTCAATACCACAGTGAAATCAACGATAGCTAATTCAACACCACAAACCTCAGTGAAGGTGGCAGAGGCAAAACCAACAACTCCACAACAACTTAATAAAGGAGCTTATTTGGTTCAAGTTGCTTCTTTTAAAGCACGCCAGGATGCAGAACAAATGAAGGGGATGTTAATCCTTAAAGGCTTTGATGTCAGTGTGGTTCCAGTCACTCAAGCACAGGGAAATTGGTTCCGGGTAGTGGTAGGTCCCTATCCAAATAAGGCGTTGGCTCAAAAAGCACAAATAAACCTTGCCAAAACAGAGCATCTGAACGGTATGGTGCGAAGCGTTGGAGGATGA
- a CDS encoding AI-2E family transporter, with translation MNRIITFTAALILVWITGYLLIAGRGLLIPIVISIFVWHLLNTINSGVQKIPFIGTHLPSWISMILSLFVVVCLVMILINIITNNVSDVIAASPRYQENLLHIFNNLDQRFHVKGIFDFDSLIQGLSIQSMLVNIYGVFTTITSSAVLISLYVVFLFVEQHYFTQKMDAFFPQEEHRKLVKNIISHITKDTQTYLGIKTLLSLLTATLSWFIMKWVGLDFAEFWALLIFFLNYIPNIGAIVATAFPAALALIQFESWWPFLEVTSGIVAIQFFVGNFLEPRLLGKSLNLSPLVILFALALWGAIWGVLGMFLSVPITVMMMIIFAHFDVTRPIAILLSQDGYIHKSYESLEN, from the coding sequence ATGAATCGTATTATAACGTTTACGGCGGCTTTGATACTGGTTTGGATAACAGGTTATTTATTAATCGCAGGAAGAGGATTATTAATTCCAATTGTTATATCCATTTTTGTTTGGCACCTGTTGAATACCATTAATAGTGGTGTACAGAAAATTCCTTTCATCGGCACACATCTCCCGTCCTGGATAAGCATGATTTTATCTTTGTTTGTTGTTGTTTGCCTGGTAATGATTCTTATTAACATCATTACCAATAATGTCAGTGATGTAATTGCCGCATCTCCCAGGTATCAGGAAAATTTACTGCATATATTTAACAATCTGGATCAACGATTTCATGTTAAGGGTATTTTCGATTTCGACAGTTTAATTCAAGGATTAAGTATTCAGAGTATGCTTGTTAATATTTATGGAGTTTTTACGACTATAACCAGTTCCGCTGTGCTGATTTCATTATATGTTGTGTTTCTATTTGTTGAGCAGCATTATTTCACTCAAAAGATGGATGCTTTTTTTCCACAGGAAGAGCACAGGAAACTGGTTAAAAACATTATCTCGCATATTACAAAAGACACTCAAACTTATCTGGGTATCAAAACTTTGTTGAGCTTGCTCACTGCCACGTTGAGTTGGTTTATTATGAAATGGGTTGGTTTGGATTTTGCCGAGTTTTGGGCATTATTAATTTTCTTTTTAAATTACATCCCCAATATAGGAGCTATTGTAGCAACTGCTTTTCCGGCAGCACTTGCCTTGATTCAATTTGAAAGCTGGTGGCCGTTTTTGGAAGTGACTTCCGGAATAGTAGCTATACAGTTTTTCGTAGGCAATTTTTTAGAGCCTCGTCTGTTAGGTAAATCATTAAACTTAAGTCCCTTAGTGATATTGTTTGCTTTGGCTCTATGGGGTGCCATTTGGGGGGTACTAGGCATGTTTCTGTCTGTGCCTATCACGGTAATGATGATGATTATTTTTGCGCACTTTGATGTGACAAGACCCATAGCCATTCTGCTTTCTCAAGATGGTTATATTCATAAGTCCTATGAATCTCTTGAAAATTAA
- the folB gene encoding dihydroneopterin aldolase, translating into MDTLNITALSVETKIGVYGWEQRINQRLLIDISIPFDFKDCRDNLSNTLDYADLCLTVTQFVESTSFQLIETVAEQIADLIKQKYPVNKVSVAVTKPHAVKNAAGIQVVVNR; encoded by the coding sequence ATGGATACTTTAAATATTACAGCTCTCAGTGTCGAAACAAAAATTGGTGTTTATGGGTGGGAGCAACGTATTAATCAACGATTATTAATTGACATATCCATTCCCTTTGACTTTAAAGATTGCAGGGATAATTTGTCTAATACACTGGATTACGCTGATCTGTGCCTAACAGTAACCCAATTTGTAGAATCAACTTCATTTCAATTAATTGAAACGGTAGCGGAACAAATTGCCGATTTAATCAAGCAAAAGTATCCGGTTAACAAAGTTTCAGTCGCTGTTACCAAACCCCACGCTGTAAAAAACGCTGCGGGTATTCAAGTAGTTGTTAACAGATAA